The Metabacillus schmidteae nucleotide sequence TGGCGAAAGCCTTAGTTTTTCTTATACTATCAACCATAAAATTTTATCTTTCTGATAGTACAAGAAATACTATACCATAATGAGTCACGTTCAAAAAGTTTTTTCGTTGAAAACGCTGTCCTTTGATGAAGGATTGAAGAATTTTAAATAAAATGCGGTTTCTGCACTCTTAAAAACAATTAAATGGAACTGGGCTATCGTCCAATCAACATGAGCTCTCTGACATAGGATGTATTGAAAGAAATAAAGGAGGTAATTGATCATGGGTCACGCTTTTGCAGATAACTTTGCTTTGATTGTCGTGCTTTTCATTTTGTTAATTATTATTGGAGCTTGTTATCTTTACTAATTAATTGAGATAGTGTGGATAATTGCCTATACCATTAACGAGGTTAAATCATAGGATATTGTAACGATAATAAGGGAGGTGTCATTATGGGCGGCGGAGCTTATGCAGGCGGTTTTGCGTTAATCGTTGTATTGTTCATCTTGTTGATCATTGTTGGTGCAGCTTGGTTATAAGATTAATAAAAAAAGCTAACAGTCTTTCCTGTTAGCTTTTCTAGTATTTTAGCATAAGACTCGTATAAAGAGTACCGTACATGAGCGATTAGGTGTAGAGAACTTCAATATATGACGAAATAAGTAAAATTGTAATTAGTACATTAATTGTTCTAAAAACCTTTGTTTGACGGTCTTCAGGAATCTCGCGAACTAAACACAATGTATTTGTAAGCTTATTAATGTAAAACAAGATAAAGACTGCAAACAAGATAAAGAAAATTAACATCAGAGATCCCCTCCCACATTATACATATTAGATTACCAAACTATTTATGAAAAAGATAGCATTGACACCCGATTTGCACAAAAATGTAAAAAAGTGACAAGCGAAATTGTCACTTCTTTATACGTTAAGAACTAAGCATAAGCGCAACTACGACTCTGTCTTCGCATTTCGGGCTCGCCAGTCATCGAGTTTTCTTTATCTATTGTTTTGGACAAGTACCTCATATCCATCCTCATACTCTTCAATCGTACAAACCTTAGGAGCAAATAATAGGTGTCTTAGTAACAGGAAATCCGGTACACACATGCCAATATGGAAAGCAAGGGCAATGCTGAAGTAATGCATATAGGCAGGATAATAAAGGCCGCCAATCCCAAATAAAATTATGAAGGTAAGAAAAGGTGTTAATAATGAAATTATCATACGCTTTTTTTTAATACCTTCACAAGTCTTGAGTTGGAAGGTAGGGAATAACCGATAAAATTTAATATGAAACGATACACGACATCCTGTTAATACTAACGGAACGACATGAAGTAATTTATGAATAGGCATCATACTAATCAAAATAAACACAAATAATAAAAAATGTTCATCATGATAATGTATCTTTGGAAATAGCAGATTAATAGGTAAGTAGGTTAAAATAAACACAAAAATCATTGTTAGCATCGATATGAATAAAATTCTGTGTAGACCAATATCCCTCGAAAGGTTTATGGTTTTCCAACAGTACATTGTCTCACCATCCAAACTTTACAAAACTAATTACTACCATACTGTACGATGGTGTGAAGAAAAAATCAATAAGGAATTGCAAATGTAAACGATTAATAAAAAGAAAATGGGAAATTTATATTATGAACACTTGGAAATTGATAAAAACTTCCTTTCGAACAGGGAATACTATACAATAAAAAACAACAATGTGAAATAAGAAAGAGGGTAAGAAATGGATTCAATAGAAAAAAGATTGGAAACCTTAGAATATTACCAATCATTATTATTAAAAATAGTGGAGCCAACAAAATATCCCTTTTATCATTTAGTGATGGCAAAAGGTTTAAGTAAGGATGAGATAGAAGAAGTACTGAAGATTTGCGAGGAACTTTCCAGGTTACATGAAGAACAAAAAGCGCAAGGATTAGTGATCTATACAGACCTCCTTACGCGATTTGCGGGCCAATTAAACCCAAAGCTAGAATTATATGAAACAATCCATGCCATACATAGACAAAATTTATATAGCTCCTTAATGAAGGATTTTGTAGATCTACTGTAGTTTTCATTTTTTCATTAAGGAGAAGAAATGAGCTGTTCAGTCTTAGACTCTTTTTCTTGATCATTCTTAAATGAATCTTCAATATTATGGAATGATTGTTCGAAAATTTCCATAAAGTCTTCGCCATATATATTACGTATAATACACATCATATCCATCATTTCAGGAAATTTACCATATAAGTTTTGTAGTGGTAAAGCCCCTTTTAAGACAGAGTTTCTTTCTGGACTAAAGTCTTCTAAAAGATTTGACAGTACTTCTTCGCCTTGTTTTGTTAACTTAATATACGTGTTTCGCTTGTCATTAGCCTTTTTTGAAAATTCAAGATATCCTCTTTCCTCAAGCTTCTTTGAAAAGTTGAAAGCAGTAGAAACATGCATTACTCCGAATTTAGCAATCTCTGAAATAGATGCACCATTTAAATGATCAGCAATCCATAATATATGGTGCTCATTAATATTTAAATCATAAGGCTTAATCCACTGCTGCCAATCCTTTTCAATGGTTTTCCACAATGCTTTACTCAGCTGAGCGATTCGTTGACTAAATAACAAGGCTTCTTTAACTGTATATTCCCTTTCATTATGTTTCATCAGCAGTCACCCCTGATCCTCCCAGTATTATTCTCTATTATGCCAATAAAATAAAGATTAATAAAGATATAAATTTACGAAATTTTTAAAAATTTTTCAAAACCCTTTTATATCAAGGGTTAGATCAAAAAAAAAGTGTGAAGACATAGCTTGTCTATCACACTTTTTTATTTCTCCAAAAGTAATTTCAATTTAAATGCTAGTTCAATGTATTTTCTAGCTGTTTAATTCTGTTATCAATTTCTTCAATTTCTTTCATAATATTTTCTTTATGTGGTTCAGCTTCTTGTTGGTACTGTTGAACAGACTTCATTAAGTCAGCAGAAACTTCTTTTACAACGACAGAACCTTCTTTTGCTGTTTGAATTAATTGAACCTTTAGCGCTTTACTTTCCTTTTTTAATTGATTAATTAGATCTTCAATTTGCTTACGGTTGAGGTTAATTTGACTTCGTAATTCTTTTCCAGATGAGGGAGTTGAGAGTAATGTGGCAACACCGCCTATTACACCTCCAACAAGTAATCCTACTAACAATGATTTATTATTTGACAAAATGTATCCCTCCATAACTATGTAAGATGAATTGGACATACCTATTCTTCAACATACCCAAAGATGTCTTCTATAAACATTATACATACATATCCAGAAGTTAGCATACCTATTTATTAAGTCATTTATATGTCCCAGTCTCCTATTCTAGATGGACATGTATAGGAGAATTAAGGATATAAGGTACCGACTGGTGGGTATGTCTTTCCGTGAGAGGGATGAAGGACAAAGCTGTTACGGATAGTGTTTGGATATGTCTTTCATATGAGGGATGAAGAACAAAGCTGTCCGGGAAGTGCGTCAAAATGTCTTTCATAAAAGGAATAAAGGACAAATAGCAAAAAAAGCCGCCTGTAATATGTCCTTCATATAAGAATTAAACGACAAAGCCCCGGAAAAGTCCTTTACAAAAAATATAATCCAGAAGAGTTCTATAGAAGATGTTACTTCTAAGGGGGGATGAGAATGTCAGGTGTAATCTTTTTATTTTTTATTATTAGTTTGTTACTTTTTATCGGTGCATTTCATTACTTTAAGCTTCTACAGCAATCAGCATCTTATCCACCTAAAAAATTAGTAAAACAAAAGATTTCGGTACTTGCTACCGGAGGAGTCATCATGCTGTTAATCGGGCTCCTTCTTATACTATTAAGCTGAGATAAACTAATATAAAAAAGCAAGAAAGAGGATGAATCTAGAAAACATCCTCTTTCTTGCTTTGTAGTGTCTTAAGCGACTGTAATCATTCTTGAGCGTTTGAAAATAGCTTGAACAATTGGCAGGATAATAATCATCGCAGCACCGTTCAATAATGTAGCCGGTAATACAACCGTTACGAATAATGCTGTAAAAGCACCTGGTAAGCCAACAATTAATGAAGCGGCAGTAAGGAAGACTGTCCCTGAAACAATTGTGCCAATCACTGTGAGTACTGTTGCTGTTGCAATTTTTTGTGCAATTTTCTTAAATGCTAGAACTAGACCGTAAAATAGGAATGCTGTTACCACTTTGTCAATGATATTTGGAACGAAACCGCCAGGAAATGCTGATGTTAATGCAGATAAAAATCCAGTCACAATACCTAGCAATGTGACATTTTGAATTGCAGGAAACATAATAATTCCGATAAACATCATTGTTAACATCATGTCTGGTTTCATACCACCGAAAAATGGAGGCATTATCATACTTAGTACAGCACCAATTG carries:
- a CDS encoding YjcZ family sporulation protein; this encodes MGHAFADNFALIVVLFILLIIIGACYLY
- a CDS encoding YjcZ family sporulation protein, translating into MGGGAYAGGFALIVVLFILLIIVGAAWL
- a CDS encoding DUF3267 domain-containing protein, with product MYCWKTINLSRDIGLHRILFISMLTMIFVFILTYLPINLLFPKIHYHDEHFLLFVFILISMMPIHKLLHVVPLVLTGCRVSFHIKFYRLFPTFQLKTCEGIKKKRMIISLLTPFLTFIILFGIGGLYYPAYMHYFSIALAFHIGMCVPDFLLLRHLLFAPKVCTIEEYEDGYEVLVQNNR
- a CDS encoding DUF1878 family protein; this encodes MDSIEKRLETLEYYQSLLLKIVEPTKYPFYHLVMAKGLSKDEIEEVLKICEELSRLHEEQKAQGLVIYTDLLTRFAGQLNPKLELYETIHAIHRQNLYSSLMKDFVDLL
- a CDS encoding HTH-type transcriptional regulator Hpr, which gives rise to MKHNEREYTVKEALLFSQRIAQLSKALWKTIEKDWQQWIKPYDLNINEHHILWIADHLNGASISEIAKFGVMHVSTAFNFSKKLEERGYLEFSKKANDKRNTYIKLTKQGEEVLSNLLEDFSPERNSVLKGALPLQNLYGKFPEMMDMMCIIRNIYGEDFMEIFEQSFHNIEDSFKNDQEKESKTEQLISSP
- a CDS encoding YtxH domain-containing protein gives rise to the protein MSNNKSLLVGLLVGGVIGGVATLLSTPSSGKELRSQINLNRKQIEDLINQLKKESKALKVQLIQTAKEGSVVVKEVSADLMKSVQQYQQEAEPHKENIMKEIEEIDNRIKQLENTLN
- a CDS encoding tryptophan transporter; its protein translation is MNTRVLVILSLFAAIGAVLSMIMPPFFGGMKPDMMLTMMFIGIIMFPAIQNVTLLGIVTGFLSALTSAFPGGFVPNIIDKVVTAFLFYGLVLAFKKIAQKIATATVLTVIGTIVSGTVFLTAASLIVGLPGAFTALFVTVVLPATLLNGAAMIIILPIVQAIFKRSRMITVA